Proteins encoded by one window of Engraulis encrasicolus isolate BLACKSEA-1 chromosome 21, IST_EnEncr_1.0, whole genome shotgun sequence:
- the tmem116 gene encoding transmembrane protein 116 codes for MLSFTSNNTQHNTTSPLANWSSVYSAVRWIQLVMAILSILGAGSIILYTFFQRLMLKPEIKPLLLLSVADLLLAVSWLSGAFLFSQGCQSSATCYNLHTVEQMLYMASFFYTLNYVGALYFGLKEKYYRRINGFPDQCPANSFPLGTATAIMSCVFPVLLTTPVFVIGNMEQCYTNHSKPYRCLLMHTEALYVHPGLEGEATICKVTRDYSIGIFLATFVLTLIGIVVLMVKAQSLYKRFITSHGVFRDQHWTTLALLKRRMFLYPTAFFCCWGPATFLAAMILIKPQAVEGGVGVFLYILQALTSASQGLLNCLVYGWTHQHFRSLGAATRRDADTQTPLLRSQKRRDYSALGCSSEERFQGV; via the exons ATGCTAAGTTTCACTTCTAACAACACTCAACACAACACGACATCACCTCTGGCAAACTGGAGCTCG GTGTACTCAGCAGTGCGATGGATTCAACTAGTCATGGCCATTCTGAG CATTTTGGGTGCAGGCTCCATAATTCTGTACACGTTTTTCCAGAGGTTGATGCTCAAACCTGAG attaagcccctgctgctgctgagtgTGGCTGACCTGTTGTTGGCAGTGAGCTGGTTGAGTGGAGCCTTCCTCTTCAGCCAGGGCTGCCAGAGCAGTGCCACCTGCTACAACCTCCACACAGTTGAGCAG ATGCTGTACATGGCCTCTTTCTTCTACACGCTGAACTATGTGGGCGCTCTCTACTTTGGGCTGAAAGAAAAGTATTACAGGCGAATCAATGGCTTCCCTGATCAG tGTCCAGCAAACTCATTCCCACTCGGCACGGCAACTGCCATCATGTCATG CGTATTTCCCGTCTTGCTGACCACCCCTGTCTTCGTCATTGGGAACATGGAGCAATGTTATACAAACCACTCCAAGCCATACAG GTGTCTGCTGATGCACACCGAGGCTCTGTATGTGCACCCAGGCCTAGAGGGGGAGGCCACCATCTGCAAGGTGACCCGAGACTACAGCATCGGCATCTTCCTAGCTACCTTCGTCCTCACCCTCATAGGCATTGTG GTGCTGATGGTGAAAGCTCAGTCCCTATACAAGCGATTCATCACCTCTCACGGTGTCTTCCGTGACCAGCATTGGACCACTCTGGCCCTACTGAAGAGACGCATGTTCCTCTACCCTACCGCTTTCTTTTGCTGCTGGGGCCCAG CAACGTTCTTGGCCGCCATGATACTGATTAAACCCCAAGCTGTGGAAGGTGGCGTCGGAGTGTTCCTGTACATCCTGCAG gCCTTGACGTCGGCCTCCCAGGGCCTGCTGAACTGCCTGGTGTACGGCTGGACCCATCAGCACTTCCGCTCCCTGGGCGCGGCCACCAGGCGCGACGCCGACACCCAGACGCCCCTCCTGCGCTCCCAGAAGAGGAGAGACTACTCCGCCCTCGGCTGCAGCAGCGAGGAGCGCTTCCAGGGCGTCTGA